The following are from one region of the Nicotiana tabacum cultivar K326 chromosome 3, ASM71507v2, whole genome shotgun sequence genome:
- the LOC107769409 gene encoding tetrahydroberberine oxidase-like, with translation MVTLGSIFFTLFFLPFLVRSIHHRKLDDANANFYSCLSLESGNQPHIYNIVHTIWSKNYQSILESSIHNARFNNPNVPKPYFVIVPENKEQVRAAMICGKNSGFETRVRSGGHDYEGLSYISYKPYCLVDLSNLKRIDIDVQGKTAWVEAGATLGELYYNIANKSKTLAFPAGTCPSVGIGGHISGGGQGPLMRKYGLAADNVLDATILNVNGTILDRSGMGEDLFWAIRGGGAASFGVVLSWKLQLVEVPPVVTFFNIARTQEKGATKLVRKWQKLVNEFPKELFLRININPKKNSLGQPSIEATFNSLYLGTRRKLRRLMRRKFPELKLKSRDCEEMSWIDTTIRIDHYRNGSTIQDLLERKDKRPTFYKVKSDYVTKPLSKKAVEGLWNGFNSGFGLMIFTPHGGKVSEILEDATPFPHRKGYLYNIQYFAMWLKPNQTVEQIKLDWIKGIYDYMGEFVSKPRTAYLNSRDLDLGKTLNGNEKYSEAKSWGEMYFGSNFEKLARVKYSVDPGNYFRNEQSIPPLGP, from the coding sequence ATGGTCACTCTTGGTTCAATATTTTTTACCCtattttttcttcctttcttagtCAGGTCTATACATCATCGTAAACTTGATGATGCCAATGCTAATTTCTATAGCTGTCTCTCCCTTGAATCTGGAAATCAACCACACATTTACAACATTGTTCATACTATATGGTCAAAGAATTACCAATCTATACTCGAATCTTCGATACATAATGCTAGGTTCAACAATCCCAATGTCCCGAAACCTTACTTCGTAATCGTGccagaaaataaagaacaagtGCGAGCAGCCATGATTTGTGGCAAAAATTCTGGATTTGAAACTAGGGTTAGAAGTGGTGGACATGATTATGAAGGTCTTTCTTACATTTCTTACAAACCCTATTGCTTAGTTGACCTATCAAACCTTAAAAGGATCGATATCGACGTGCAAGGAAAGACTGCTTGGGTGGAAGCTGGAGCGACACTAGGGGAACTTTACTACAACATTGCAAACAAAAGCAAAACCCTAGCTTTCCCAGCTGGAACTTGCCCTTCTGTAGGTATTGGAGGTCATATTAGTGGTGGTGGACAAGGTCCATTGATGAGGAAATACGGCCTTGCAGCGGATAACGTGCTAGATGCAACGATCCTCAACGTTAATGGTACGATTCTTGATCGTAGTGGCATGGGCGAAGACCTATTTTGGGCCATTCGAGGTGGTGGTGCAGCTAGTTTCGGGGTGGTTCTATCTTGGAAGTTACAATTAGTCGAAGTTCCCCCAGTTgttactttcttcaacatagctCGAACTCAAGAAAAAGGTGCTACAAAGCTTGTTAGGAAATGGCAAAAGCTAGTAAATGAATTCCCTAAAGAGCTTTTCCTAAGAATAAATATAAACCCTAAAAAGAATTCTTTAGGGCAACCATCGATAGAGGCTACATTTAACTCGTTATATTTAGGGACAAGACGCAAACTTCGAAGATTAATGAGAAGGAAGTTCCCTGAATTGAAATTAAAGTCAAGGGATTGTGAAGAAATGAGCTGGATTGATACAACAATAAGGATAGATCATTACAGAAATGGATCAACAATTCAAGATTTGTTAGAAAGGAAAGACAAGAGACCAACATTTTACAAAGTCAAGTCAGACTATGTAACAAAGCCTCTATCTAAAAAAGCAGTAGAAGGGTTATGGAATGGGTTCAATTCAGGATTTGGACTAATGATATTCACCCCTCATGGTGGAAAAGTGAGTGAAATATTAGAGGATGCAACTCCATTTCCACATAGAAAGGGTTATTTATATAACATACAATATTTTGCAATGTGGCTTAAACCAAACCAAACTGTAGAACAGATAAAATTGGATTGGATCAAAGGGATTTATGATTACATGGGAGAGTTTGTTTCTAAGCCAAGAACAGCATATCTAAATAGCAGAGATTTGGATTTGGGAAAAACATTAAATGGGAATGAGAAATACTCAGAAGCAAAAAGTTGGGGTGAAATGTATTTCGGAAGTAATTTTGAGAAATTGGCTCGGGTGAAATATAGTGTTGATCCAGGAAATTACTTCAGGAATGAGCAAAGTATTCCACCTCTTGGtccataa